In Streptomyces sp. Li-HN-5-11, the sequence GAAGGTGTGAACGACCGGGCCGAGCATTCCGCGTAGGTCGTCGAGAGAAAGCTCACCGTCCAGGCCGGGGCCTGCCACCAGGAGGCGTACAGGTGCGTTCACTTGGCAGCATGCCGCGAGTGTGAGGGCGTCGGCGAGCGGGCTCTTCAGCGTGGGCTCGTCGCCTCGGGCCAGGATGTCGCCGCCGACGTCCAGGAGGTCGATCGACTCCGGCTCCAAGTGGCCAACGAGCTCTTCCAGTTGGCGCGTCACGCCCTCGGCGCCGTGGTGGGGGTCCAGCAGTGCGAAGGTGTGCGGGAGCTCTGCGGCAAGCCGGGGCAGCGTCGATCCCGCTGGAGGAACTGGGCGAGCCTCCGCCGGCACTGACCAGACAGCGGAAGTGATCGGGGTGAGCCCAGTGAAGCTGTCGGCGCCTCGGGGTCCTGGTAGCGGGTCGATGAGTAGGCGGTCCCACGCGTACGTGAGGATCACCGCCTGGTCGTCGTCGCCGTAGAGGGCGGCGTCAAGCATTGCGGCGGCGACTGCGTCGCCCCCTCCTCCTGCTGCGACGATCAACCGCGTCATGTGCTCAAGGTTACGGGTTCCGGTATTGGCCACTCGCCCTATAGTGGCTAGAGGCCATAGCCACTTGGACGAGGAGGGAACATGCCGCAGATCGAGGAGGCTCAGCCGAAGTATCTCCAGATCGCGCACTTCATCCGGGATCAGATCCTTCGGGGTGACCTGCGCGCGGGGGACGAGGTCCCCTCGGAACGGCAACTTGCCGCGGACTGGAAGGTGTCCAGGCCGACGGCCGCGCGGTCGCTGGAGGCGCTGAGTCATCAGGGGCTGGTCGAGAAGCGTCAGGGCTCGGGCACGTATGTGCGGAGCCTGGAGGTCAACCGGCGGGCTCGTGAGCTGTACGGGCGGGCGCGGCAGACCGGGAAGATCTACACGCCTGGTGAGTACGCGGTGATCACGTCTGCGGGCTGGCTGGAGGCGCCGGACCACGTCGCTGAGGCGTTGGGTCTGGTGCGGGACCGTCGGGCTGTTCACCGCCGGCGAGTGACCAACAACCAGGACGGGCCGATCACCTTGTCCACGTCGTGGTTTGCTCCGGACGTCGGCGAACGGGCGCCCAAGCTCATGGATCCCGAGCGGATCCAGGAGGGAACCCTGATGTACGTCGAGACGATGACGGGACGTCAGGGAAGCTATGCCGAAGACCGCATGTGTGCCCGGAGTGCGACTGCCGAAGAGGCAGCGGACCTTCAACTGGAGGCAGGATCCGCCGTGTTGGTCGTTCACCACGTCGTCTACGACCTCCAGGACCGGCCGCTGGAGTTCGCCGAAGCCACGTACCCGCCGCACCGTTGGGCGTTCGAGCAGGGCTACCCGCTCGCCTGAGCGGGGCGGCAGTTCTGCCGAACCGCTTGCATCGGCAGAGTGGCTAATGCCACTATCCAGTAAGTGGCTAAGTCCACTTACTTGGAAGGGGGCACGGTGTGACGAGTCAGCGGCCGGATCAGGGCACGCGGTTAGCTTGCCGGGCGTGCCGGGGGCTTGGCTGGAAGCGCGTCAGCTCGCGTACGACGCTGGCGCTCTCCACCGCCGACGACCGTGCCCGTGCCACATCGAAGCGACGGTGCCTCGACTGTGACGGCACTGGCAAGGAGTGAGCGCGGATGGCCTACACGATCGACCGCGACCCCAGCCCGGCATCACCGCGTCTCGGGGCGATGACCTTGCATCCGGCCCCTGAGTCCGTACCCCGGGCTCGGCGCTGGTTCCAGAAGTTCATCGCCCCGTACAACCCGGCCTGCTCGATCGACGACTGCGCGCTGATGATCTCGGAGTTGGTGACCAACGCCATCCTCTACGGTCGGTCGGACGAACCGTGGATGGTGCGGGTGGAGTGGTTCCGCGAGGGAACTTCGCTCCGGGTGGAGGTGCATAACCCGGGGTACCCCGCGAACGTGCGGCTGCGATGTCCGGATGCGAACGACGCCCATGGCCGAGGGCTGCTGCTGGTGGACTCGATCGCCGACGCGTGGCACTCCGGGCCGAGTCGCTTCGGCGGGACGATGGTCTCCTTCGTGGTGGCCAATGCCTGGCCGAGTTGAGGAAATCAGCTACATCTATTGCGCGCGCAATAGAGACGCTAGTCTGGTTGACCAGTTGACTTGGCCAATCCCGACGGGCGGCGTTCATGGCGTATGAAGTGGAGCCACCGAAGTACGTGCGCCTGGCGCAGACGATTCAGCGTCGCATCGAAGACGGCACGTACCCGCCCGGCACCCGCGTACCCAGTGAAAACCAGCTGGTGCAAGCCTTCGGGATGTCCCGCCCGACGGTCGTGCGCGCTCTGGAGCTGCTGAAGCGGGACGGCTGGCTGGAGTCCCGCCAGGGGTTCGGGACCATCGTCCGGGGCCGACCGGAAGTTGTCGAGCGGCAGGACCGGCGGGGGCGTGAGGCCCTGGAGCGCGACGAGTCGCAGGCCCCGGGTCGGCTGATTGAAGTCGGCGAGGTCCCCGTCCCCGCTCGCATCGCCTCCGCCCTAGGCCTGCCGAGGCGGGTCAAGGTCCTCGTGCGCCGCTTCCTCGTCGAAGAGGGCGGCGAAGCAGTCGAGTTGGTCTCGTCGTACTTCCCCGCCGGCCTTGTCGAGGGCACCGAGCTGGATAGCCGTGAAGTCCTGAGGGGCAGCGTCCGTGAGTACCTCGAAGCCCGGAAGAAGATCCGCTTCGACCATGTGACGGAGCGGGTTTCCGCGCGACTGCCCGAGCCGGAGGACGCTGAGCTTCTCGGCCTGCCGGACGGCGTTCCCGTGCTCAGCGTCCTGGTCATCGCCCGTGACGCCTCGGGGCAGGCCCTGCAAGTCTCTGACGTGCTGCTTCCTGCCGATCGACAGGAGCTGGAAGACACCTACCGTCTGAACTGAGCCTCGTTTGAGCCCCCGTTCGGGGCCGGCTCTCCTCGACAATCACTTGACAAGTCAACCTGGCATCCCTAACTTCGAACTTGCTAAGTCAACTTGTCAGGTGTGGCAGGTTGACCGACTCAGAAGGAGACATCCCTGTGCGTGTGATCCGCATTGACGCCTCGTCCGCCACGATCCTGCTGACCGAAGCTCCGGCGCCGAAGGTGCGCGACCGGCAGACCGGTGAGATCGCCAAGGACGCCGTGAGCGGCGAGGCACTGATGACCGTCGGCGTCGTCTACATCGACGAGGGCGAGTCGTCGCTGATCCAGGTCACCATCCCCGAGAGCGGTGTGACCGACGGGCTGACCGTCGGTGCCCCGGTCTCGCTGCCGGGCCTGGTGGCTCGTCCCTGGGAAAGCGTCTTCAACGGCCAGCAGCGGCACGGCATCGCCTACCGGGCCACCGCCGTTGCGCCCGGCGCCTTCCCGATGGCTGAGGCGGTCTGACCGACGTGACCGACCTCGTGACGCTGGCCGAGCTGGGCGGGCCGCTCGCTGCGATAGGCGGCGCGGCCTACGCCCGGCACGCCTACCCGGCGGTGTACTGGTCCACGATCGGGCTGCCGGTCTCGGTGACCCGGCTGCTGGCCTCGTACACGTCGACCATGGACGCCTGCGGTCTGACCGTTGCGCCGCCGCGGTGGCGGGCACTGGCTGTCAGGGCGACCACTCGCAGGGAGGTGCGTCCCGTGCCTCCCCGCCGGGGTCTGATCAGGCCTACCTCGACCGGTCTGCGGGTTCGGCTGCGGCTGGCTCCGGGCCAGGAGCCGGCGGACGTGGCCGCCTCGGCGGAACGCCTCCGTCACGCCTGGGGAGTGCACGCCGTGTACGTCCGGGACGTCAAGCCCGGTGTCGTCGAACTGCGGCTCGTCGGCTTTGACGTCCTCCGTAAGGTGCGGATGCCTCGTCGCACCGTCGGTGACCTCCTGCGGGTGCCGGTGGCCGTACGAGAGGACGCGACCGCCTTCGTACGCGACTACCGCGCCGTACCGCATGAACTCGTCCTCGGGGCAACGCTCTCGGGCAAGTCCATGTACCTGCGGAACCTGCTCACCAAGCTGGCCGCTCAGCCGGTCGTCCTGGTCGGCATCGACTGCAAGCGCGGGGTCGAGCTGGCACCGTTCGCCGCCCGGCTCTCCGCGCTGGCGACGGACCCGGACCAGGCGGCCGAGCTGCTTCCCGTGCTCGTCAAGGAAATGGAGGACCGCTACGACCTGATCAAGGCCCGGCAGGGCATCGTGCCCGGCACCCCGGAAGAACTGATCACCTCGGACATCTGGGGCCTGCCGGAAGACGAACGCCCGGCTCCGATCGTGCTGTTCATCGACGAGGTGGCGGAACTCTTCCTCGTCGCCACAAGGAAGGAGGAGGAACGGCGGGACGAGATGGTTACCCAGCTCATCCGGCTCGCCCAGCTCGGCCGGGCCGCCGGCATCTACCTGGAGGTCTGCGGACAGCGGTTCGGCGCCGAGCTCGGCAAGGGAGCGACCATGCTCCGGGCCCAGCTCACGGGCCGTGTCTGCCACCGTGTCAACGACGAAGCCTCAGCGAAGATGGCGCTCGGCGACATCGCCCCTGAAGCCGTTCACGCCGCTTGCGCCATCGCCGCGGAGCTGCCCGGCCTCGCCGTCGTCGGCGACACCTCCGGCGGCTGGTCCCGCATCCGCACCCCTTACCTCTCCCTCGCCGACGCTGCGGCCACCTGCCGCGCAACGACACACCTCGCTCCCGACGTACCGGCGCTCACGCCCTTCCGGCCGTACGTCCCGCCCGTGCCCGTAGAGGACTCCGGACCGGTCGTCACTCCGGAACCGGTCACCGAGTAGCCGAACCTGCTCCACCGGTCGGCGCGG encodes:
- a CDS encoding GntR family transcriptional regulator; translated protein: MAYEVEPPKYVRLAQTIQRRIEDGTYPPGTRVPSENQLVQAFGMSRPTVVRALELLKRDGWLESRQGFGTIVRGRPEVVERQDRRGREALERDESQAPGRLIEVGEVPVPARIASALGLPRRVKVLVRRFLVEEGGEAVELVSSYFPAGLVEGTELDSREVLRGSVREYLEARKKIRFDHVTERVSARLPEPEDAELLGLPDGVPVLSVLVIARDASGQALQVSDVLLPADRQELEDTYRLN
- a CDS encoding ATP-binding protein, giving the protein MAYTIDRDPSPASPRLGAMTLHPAPESVPRARRWFQKFIAPYNPACSIDDCALMISELVTNAILYGRSDEPWMVRVEWFREGTSLRVEVHNPGYPANVRLRCPDANDAHGRGLLLVDSIADAWHSGPSRFGGTMVSFVVANAWPS
- a CDS encoding GntR family transcriptional regulator; amino-acid sequence: MPQIEEAQPKYLQIAHFIRDQILRGDLRAGDEVPSERQLAADWKVSRPTAARSLEALSHQGLVEKRQGSGTYVRSLEVNRRARELYGRARQTGKIYTPGEYAVITSAGWLEAPDHVAEALGLVRDRRAVHRRRVTNNQDGPITLSTSWFAPDVGERAPKLMDPERIQEGTLMYVETMTGRQGSYAEDRMCARSATAEEAADLQLEAGSAVLVVHHVVYDLQDRPLEFAEATYPPHRWAFEQGYPLA
- a CDS encoding FtsK/SpoIIIE domain-containing protein — its product is MTDLVTLAELGGPLAAIGGAAYARHAYPAVYWSTIGLPVSVTRLLASYTSTMDACGLTVAPPRWRALAVRATTRREVRPVPPRRGLIRPTSTGLRVRLRLAPGQEPADVAASAERLRHAWGVHAVYVRDVKPGVVELRLVGFDVLRKVRMPRRTVGDLLRVPVAVREDATAFVRDYRAVPHELVLGATLSGKSMYLRNLLTKLAAQPVVLVGIDCKRGVELAPFAARLSALATDPDQAAELLPVLVKEMEDRYDLIKARQGIVPGTPEELITSDIWGLPEDERPAPIVLFIDEVAELFLVATRKEEERRDEMVTQLIRLAQLGRAAGIYLEVCGQRFGAELGKGATMLRAQLTGRVCHRVNDEASAKMALGDIAPEAVHAACAIAAELPGLAVVGDTSGGWSRIRTPYLSLADAAATCRATTHLAPDVPALTPFRPYVPPVPVEDSGPVVTPEPVTE
- a CDS encoding DUF1152 domain-containing protein, whose amino-acid sequence is MTRLIVAAGGGGDAVAAAMLDAALYGDDDQAVILTYAWDRLLIDPLPGPRGADSFTGLTPITSAVWSVPAEARPVPPAGSTLPRLAAELPHTFALLDPHHGAEGVTRQLEELVGHLEPESIDLLDVGGDILARGDEPTLKSPLADALTLAACCQVNAPVRLLVAGPGLDGELSLDDLRGMLGPVVHTFTAKDTEPVSSVLEWHPSEATAMLTATARGLRGTCEVRDAGLPVPLTNEGPSVNQVDMDEALSRNELARAIMTTATLDEVEAYSREICGYSEIDYERNKAAWLKDQRPTELVPTTVLAELDQFETEARSRGVTHTTFRHLTEALNLNGAQRQDLRELLLNSRPKQYDAPLWRITTQPE